The following proteins are co-located in the Acidicapsa acidisoli genome:
- a CDS encoding replication initiator protein A: MAADSANSKDHLLPLRHSEGDLFICDVSDAILKDVIPQLEHPFFSLSKKPETKIRRYEHNGKWLEIVPSVKGMATIYDKDILIYCISQVMEKLKRNEPVGPRLKITSYDLLVFANRGTSGRDYMQLCESLDRLEGTRIKTNIRNEAGRESFGLIDASSVTRKFGLDGRIQHIEIKLSDWVFDAIRDQEVLTLHRDYFRLGKALEKRIYELARKHCGRQSTWHISLETLLKKSGSQSSTKRFRQHLKGIALHDHLPDYRLVFDEEKDMVVFLNRENAWVDRPLPSSSDDETLPLLPAETYDQAREAAPGYDIHALESEWREFWENSGKPTLANPPAAFVGFCRSRHKRAPLPRRGTKHA, encoded by the coding sequence ATGGCAGCTGATTCCGCGAATTCAAAAGACCACCTTCTCCCGCTGCGGCATAGCGAGGGTGATCTCTTTATTTGCGATGTATCCGACGCAATTCTGAAGGATGTTATTCCGCAGCTCGAACATCCGTTTTTCTCGCTTTCGAAGAAGCCGGAAACCAAAATCCGCCGTTATGAGCACAATGGCAAGTGGCTTGAGATCGTGCCGAGCGTCAAAGGCATGGCGACAATCTACGACAAGGACATCCTGATTTATTGCATCTCGCAGGTGATGGAGAAGCTCAAGCGCAATGAGCCGGTCGGTCCGCGTTTGAAAATCACGAGCTACGATCTGCTTGTTTTCGCCAACCGCGGTACGTCCGGGCGGGACTACATGCAACTCTGCGAAAGCCTCGACCGGCTTGAGGGCACTCGCATTAAGACGAACATCCGCAACGAAGCAGGGCGAGAAAGCTTTGGTCTCATCGATGCGTCGAGCGTCACCCGCAAGTTTGGACTGGACGGACGAATTCAGCACATTGAAATCAAGCTTTCGGATTGGGTCTTTGATGCCATCCGCGACCAAGAAGTCCTGACCTTGCACCGCGACTATTTCCGGCTCGGAAAGGCGCTTGAAAAGCGCATCTATGAGCTGGCGCGCAAGCATTGCGGCCGTCAAAGCACTTGGCACATTTCGCTCGAGACGTTGCTCAAAAAATCGGGTTCGCAAAGCTCAACAAAGCGTTTCCGGCAGCATTTGAAAGGGATCGCCCTGCACGATCATCTCCCGGACTACCGCCTCGTCTTCGATGAAGAGAAGGACATGGTGGTGTTTCTCAATCGCGAGAATGCATGGGTCGATCGCCCGCTGCCCTCGTCATCCGATGATGAGACGCTGCCGCTCCTTCCCGCGGAAACTTACGACCAAGCACGCGAAGCAGCTCCTGGCTACGACATTCACGCCCTTGAAAGCGAATGGCGCGAATTCTGGGAAAATTCCGGGAAGCCGACTCTCGCCAATCCTCCCGCAGCCTTCGTCGGGTTCTGCCGGAGCCGACACAAACGCGCGCCTCTTCCCCGACGGGGCACGAAACATGCCTAA
- a CDS encoding ParA family protein encodes MPTIAFVCPKGGVGKTTSALLCATALATLYDVTIIDADPNYPIQDWAAGGNVPRRLSVVTEVDEDTIIDAIEDAASKTPFVLIDLEGTAAKIVVYAISLADFVVIPLSGSDLDAKAASRAVRVVLQSEKLSGKRKPYAVLFTQTKQTARSRILTNIQNNLIDHGIPMFETELNDRDAFKAIISFQQTLDGLNPSEVPNIEKAKLNVWEFMEELVRRLKAEQDRDRVTVSTNGEGPA; translated from the coding sequence ATGCCAACGATTGCGTTTGTGTGTCCAAAGGGTGGTGTGGGCAAGACCACCTCTGCGCTCCTGTGCGCCACGGCTCTAGCCACACTCTATGACGTCACAATCATTGACGCCGATCCAAACTATCCGATTCAAGATTGGGCAGCCGGTGGAAATGTTCCGCGCCGCTTATCCGTAGTGACGGAAGTCGACGAGGACACGATCATCGATGCGATCGAGGATGCGGCTTCGAAAACGCCGTTCGTGCTTATCGATCTGGAAGGAACGGCCGCGAAGATCGTCGTATACGCGATTTCGCTCGCGGATTTTGTCGTGATTCCGCTCAGCGGATCGGATCTAGATGCAAAAGCGGCAAGCCGGGCGGTGCGCGTCGTGCTGCAAAGTGAGAAGCTGTCGGGAAAGCGTAAGCCCTATGCGGTTCTCTTCACGCAAACCAAGCAGACAGCGCGCTCACGGATTCTCACGAATATCCAGAACAATCTCATCGACCACGGCATTCCGATGTTCGAAACCGAGCTGAACGACCGTGATGCCTTCAAGGCAATTATCTCTTTCCAGCAGACGCTCGATGGTCTCAACCCATCGGAAGTGCCGAATATCGAAAAGGCGAAACTCAACGTTTGGGAATTTATGGAGGAACTTGTACGGCGGCTTAAGGCCGAGCAGGACCGTGACAGAGTAACTGTGTCAACCAATGGAGAAGGGCCAGCATGA
- a CDS encoding DEAD/DEAH box helicase encodes MRELWPAQHLLGRSGVLRGRSAVVQMPTSAGKTRAAELIIRSAFLADRTSFAVIIAPFRALCHEIKNSFAAAFRGEPVTVDELTDVPQMDFLFEDEEETRQILVVTPEKFVYVLRHAPELAQRIGVLIFDEGHQFDSGTRGITYELLLTSLKSMVRVDAQKVLISAVISNAEAVGEWLNGTDSEIVSGITLSPTFRTVAFASWLDTLGRLEFVAPGEPDTQEFYVPRVVEQLPLLRLPREKERLFPERTDGKDVALFLGLKLVKNGAVAIFCGRKDTAANLCGRAVGIFERNVELAPPSSMSDPDETARLVYLLAANVGPNAFSTRSAGLGIFSHHGNTPHGIRLAVEHAMREGTIRFVICTSTLAQGVNLPIRYLIVTSVYQGVERIKVRDFHNLIGRAGRAGMHTEGSILFADPNVYDKRYDLDERWRWRQVKELLDPGKSEPCISTLLSFFDPFKSDDAKYTLQLDAMDFLRRYLQSQDAFSELAQSVSTAHADKKFTRQGMDKQIAWKLNIIGAIESFLMSHWDAGEIPLSTDAILALARGTLAYHLAGDDDKARIESLFTTIAENIESKIVDPERRRSFGKTLYGIFTSEEIEAWLTSHIEVLLAAAPAPTMLLEFIWPLLSKYIPNETFQKCSKPDALRVAAQAWISGRSYADLFQMLRAAEAQLIWGTKFRDYTIEHIVEIFENGLSYDGALLIGAITELIGFAGSDPDGQLIEMLGLLQKMLKYGLPTPAAIALYELGFADRAVVSELCTTLGLVDEHRGEVRERLRDDPDAVRATLQKFPSYFTHIFDQAL; translated from the coding sequence ATGCGGGAACTCTGGCCGGCTCAGCATTTGCTCGGCCGGTCCGGCGTGTTGCGCGGCAGATCTGCCGTTGTCCAGATGCCGACCAGCGCCGGGAAAACCCGCGCCGCGGAGTTGATTATCCGAAGCGCATTTCTTGCCGACCGTACCTCTTTTGCGGTTATCATCGCTCCGTTTCGCGCGCTCTGCCACGAAATCAAGAACAGCTTTGCCGCTGCTTTTCGAGGTGAGCCCGTCACAGTGGATGAACTCACCGACGTGCCTCAAATGGACTTCCTCTTCGAAGACGAAGAAGAAACCCGGCAGATCCTTGTTGTGACGCCCGAAAAGTTTGTGTACGTCTTGCGACATGCTCCCGAGCTTGCTCAACGCATCGGCGTGCTCATCTTCGACGAAGGGCATCAGTTTGATTCCGGCACGCGCGGCATTACCTATGAATTGCTACTGACCTCGCTGAAGTCGATGGTACGGGTGGACGCCCAAAAGGTCCTCATCTCGGCTGTGATCAGCAACGCAGAGGCCGTCGGTGAATGGCTCAACGGTACCGATTCCGAAATTGTTTCCGGCATCACCTTGAGCCCGACTTTCCGGACAGTTGCCTTTGCCAGCTGGCTCGATACCCTTGGACGGCTTGAGTTCGTGGCCCCGGGCGAGCCCGACACGCAAGAATTCTATGTGCCTCGTGTCGTCGAGCAGCTGCCTCTCCTTCGCTTGCCGCGCGAAAAGGAGCGGCTTTTTCCCGAGCGCACCGACGGCAAAGATGTCGCGCTTTTCCTCGGCCTCAAGCTGGTCAAGAATGGCGCTGTAGCCATCTTTTGCGGGCGCAAGGATACGGCCGCCAATCTCTGCGGTCGTGCTGTCGGAATTTTTGAAAGGAACGTCGAGCTCGCCCCTCCCTCGTCCATGTCCGATCCCGATGAGACCGCGCGGCTCGTCTATCTGCTTGCGGCCAATGTTGGCCCCAACGCCTTCTCGACCCGGAGTGCAGGACTCGGCATTTTCTCTCATCACGGCAACACACCCCACGGCATTCGTCTCGCCGTCGAGCACGCGATGCGTGAGGGCACCATTCGCTTTGTGATTTGCACCTCGACGCTGGCGCAAGGCGTCAACCTGCCGATCCGCTACCTGATTGTGACGAGTGTCTATCAGGGAGTCGAACGCATCAAAGTGCGTGACTTTCACAATCTCATCGGGCGTGCCGGGCGCGCTGGCATGCATACGGAAGGCAGCATCCTTTTCGCAGACCCGAATGTGTACGACAAACGCTACGACCTAGATGAGAGATGGCGCTGGAGGCAGGTTAAAGAGCTTCTCGACCCCGGCAAGTCCGAGCCATGCATCAGCACCCTGCTCTCGTTCTTCGACCCGTTCAAGAGTGATGACGCGAAATATACATTGCAGCTTGATGCAATGGATTTTCTGCGACGTTATTTGCAAAGCCAGGATGCCTTTTCGGAGCTTGCCCAGTCCGTGTCGACCGCACACGCCGATAAGAAATTTACCCGGCAAGGCATGGACAAGCAGATTGCATGGAAACTCAACATAATTGGCGCCATCGAAAGTTTTCTCATGTCGCATTGGGATGCCGGCGAGATACCTCTTTCCACCGACGCCATCCTTGCTTTGGCCCGCGGAACGCTCGCCTATCATCTCGCCGGCGATGACGACAAGGCCCGTATTGAAAGCCTGTTCACGACCATCGCGGAAAACATCGAAAGTAAGATCGTCGATCCGGAGCGCCGCCGTTCGTTCGGAAAAACGCTCTACGGCATTTTCACGTCAGAAGAAATTGAGGCGTGGCTAACCTCGCACATTGAGGTACTGCTCGCGGCCGCCCCTGCCCCCACCATGCTTCTCGAATTCATCTGGCCCCTTCTCTCAAAATACATCCCGAACGAAACGTTCCAGAAGTGCAGCAAACCCGACGCGCTGCGTGTGGCGGCGCAGGCCTGGATTTCTGGACGGTCTTACGCCGACCTCTTTCAGATGTTGCGAGCGGCAGAGGCCCAGCTGATCTGGGGCACGAAATTTCGGGATTACACGATCGAGCATATCGTCGAGATTTTCGAGAACGGTCTTTCCTATGATGGAGCCCTGCTCATCGGAGCGATCACTGAGCTGATCGGCTTCGCCGGTTCTGATCCTGACGGGCAACTGATCGAAATGCTGGGGCTCTTGCAGAAGATGCTGAAATACGGCCTTCCGACGCCTGCTGCTATCGCTCTCTACGAATTGGGATTTGCGGACCGCGCCGTGGTGTCCGAACTTTGCACCACGCTTGGATTGGTGGACGAGCACCGCGGCGAAGTTCGGGAGCGCCTGCGCGACGATCCCGATGCGGTGAGAGCAACGCTTCAGAAGTTTCCTTCTTATTTCACACACATTTTCGACCAGGCGTTGTGA
- a CDS encoding DUF1837 domain-containing protein encodes MSTTPAVAAGSTHSAATKPPHLDWLVDTGERLTTADGKMIEVWELRHLADETILSAWATHFRNHYCLDSDIDALRAPRTRQQYLEDIKFPSRTSALGPSVRAGDFGEILIADYLHWRLGYWVPRFRWNAKMVRDESSKGSDVIGFRMQNPAAASPEDTLAVFESKTKFSSGSTANRLQDAINDSAKDHIRIDESLNYIKQRLFEKGQTDQAKQVERFQNPVDFPCRQLFGAAALYSTDQFQSTAISAADCQKVPCTKSENGFKPHPNHDSLALIVVRGADMMPLVHSLYQRAAHEA; translated from the coding sequence ATGTCCACCACGCCCGCAGTCGCTGCAGGCTCCACGCATTCTGCAGCAACCAAACCGCCCCATCTGGACTGGCTGGTCGACACCGGCGAGCGTTTAACGACCGCCGATGGGAAAATGATCGAGGTCTGGGAACTCCGTCACTTGGCGGACGAAACAATCTTGTCCGCGTGGGCCACACATTTTCGCAATCACTATTGCCTCGATAGCGACATCGATGCCTTGCGCGCGCCACGGACGCGCCAGCAGTATCTTGAGGACATAAAGTTTCCATCCCGGACTTCAGCCTTGGGGCCAAGTGTTCGCGCCGGCGATTTCGGCGAGATCCTGATCGCCGATTATTTGCACTGGCGTCTGGGATATTGGGTGCCGCGTTTCCGCTGGAACGCCAAGATGGTCCGGGATGAGTCGTCGAAAGGAAGCGATGTTATCGGCTTCCGCATGCAAAATCCTGCCGCCGCATCGCCCGAGGACACCCTCGCCGTTTTCGAATCCAAGACAAAATTCTCGTCAGGTTCTACCGCGAACCGCCTTCAGGACGCGATCAATGACTCGGCGAAAGATCACATCCGCATCGACGAATCCCTCAATTACATCAAGCAGCGCCTGTTCGAGAAGGGGCAGACAGATCAGGCGAAGCAGGTGGAGCGCTTTCAGAATCCGGTAGACTTTCCGTGTCGTCAGCTCTTCGGCGCGGCGGCGCTGTATTCAACCGACCAGTTCCAATCCACGGCAATCAGCGCCGCCGATTGCCAGAAAGTACCCTGCACGAAGAGCGAAAACGGCTTTAAGCCCCATCCCAATCACGATTCGTTGGCTCTGATTGTGGTACGGGGCGCTGACATGATGCCGCTGGTTCACAGTCTCTATCAGAGGGCCGCGCATGAAGCCTGA
- a CDS encoding DUF6876 family protein, with product MSNTKTLTADDLRQFTGTETWFRHPINRKVLYTEGVQYVAENGGAYWLIDEIALIQPYDKKVAAEPFQVWKLLVRADRAATLACEDGNGNLVFTKEIEFTDFPLAEIQFYFTDNTLLLPSEY from the coding sequence ATGTCGAACACGAAAACACTCACCGCCGACGATCTCCGGCAATTCACAGGCACCGAAACCTGGTTCCGGCATCCGATCAATCGCAAGGTCCTCTATACCGAAGGCGTGCAGTACGTCGCCGAGAATGGCGGCGCCTATTGGCTCATCGATGAAATCGCGCTCATCCAGCCTTACGACAAGAAAGTCGCAGCCGAACCGTTCCAGGTCTGGAAACTCTTGGTTCGGGCCGACCGCGCCGCCACGCTGGCCTGCGAGGATGGCAACGGCAATCTCGTTTTCACGAAGGAAATCGAGTTCACCGACTTCCCGCTCGCTGAAATCCAGTTCTATTTCACCGACAACACTCTTCTCCTACCGTCCGAGTATTGA